In one window of Bacillota bacterium DNA:
- a CDS encoding RNA polymerase sigma factor → MSRQEVADAELVDAWLASGDRRGLDRLLRRYQAYILRLCCLMAPSAEDASEWSQEAMLTLARQLRRFDPRRPFKPWLRQVVLNVCRNQRRVTRQRLSRERPLGEQAAADPQGPAPGAGLAPPDPEEQVLQRESLRTLRQAWERLPDEWRTALWLRAVEGLSYQEIAAAGSWPGGTVKTYIFRAREALRAALFDAGAGREEGGRSR, encoded by the coding sequence GTGAGTCGCCAGGAGGTCGCCGACGCCGAACTCGTGGACGCGTGGCTGGCATCGGGCGACCGGCGCGGGCTCGATCGGCTCCTTCGGCGCTACCAGGCATACATCCTCCGCCTCTGCTGCCTCATGGCGCCCAGTGCCGAGGATGCTTCCGAGTGGAGCCAGGAAGCGATGCTCACCCTGGCGCGCCAGCTCCGCCGGTTCGACCCGAGGAGGCCCTTCAAGCCGTGGCTGCGCCAGGTGGTGCTCAACGTCTGCCGCAACCAGCGCCGCGTGACACGGCAGCGCCTGAGCAGGGAGCGGCCGCTGGGCGAGCAGGCAGCGGCAGACCCTCAAGGGCCTGCGCCGGGCGCGGGTTTGGCGCCACCCGATCCCGAGGAGCAGGTGCTGCAGCGGGAGAGCCTGCGAACGCTGCGGCAGGCCTGGGAGCGCCTGCCCGACGAGTGGCGGACCGCACTGTGGCTTCGGGCCGTGGAGGGGCTGTCGTACCAGGAGATCGCCGCCGCCGGCTCGTGGCCCGGCGGTACCGTCAAGACCTACATCTTCCGTGCCCGGGAGGCGCTTCGCGCGGCGCTGTTCGACGCCGGGGCCGGGCGGGAGGAAGGGGGGCGAAGTCGGTGA
- a CDS encoding zf-HC2 domain-containing protein yields MTGDPVTCPSDPVLVEFADATLDELRALLLIEHLRGCPRCQARVGQHVAVARWLAIEMGARPLPATGEAAAEERLRKDRRAVLEQVTDSPSQRRSRPGWMRSRTWLPRLACAAGKAAWATVRVGWLLHRRRRGRRPARCPGQRAPRTAGIVRRVWVRAGIGRGAGQWAPA; encoded by the coding sequence GTGACGGGTGACCCGGTAACGTGCCCGAGCGACCCGGTGCTCGTGGAGTTTGCAGACGCAACCCTGGACGAGTTGCGGGCGCTCCTCCTGATCGAGCACCTGAGAGGCTGTCCGCGCTGCCAGGCGAGGGTGGGGCAGCACGTCGCGGTGGCACGCTGGCTGGCCATTGAGATGGGGGCGCGCCCGCTTCCCGCGACCGGCGAGGCAGCGGCGGAGGAGCGCCTGCGCAAGGATCGCCGGGCCGTGCTGGAGCAGGTGACCGATTCTCCTTCGCAACGCCGCTCGCGCCCCGGGTGGATGAGATCCCGGACGTGGCTTCCTCGCCTGGCCTGTGCCGCAGGAAAGGCTGCGTGGGCGACGGTGAGGGTAGGGTGGTTACTCCACCGGCGGCGCCGGGGACGGCGTCCGGCACGCTGCCCCGGGCAACGAGCACCCCGGACCGCCGGGATCGTACGCCGTGTGTGGGTCCGGGCCGGGATAGGACGGGGTGCAGGCCAGTGGGCGCCGGCGTAG